One Coccinella septempunctata chromosome 8, icCocSept1.1, whole genome shotgun sequence genomic window carries:
- the LOC123319269 gene encoding ATPase H(+)-transporting accessory protein 2 isoform X2 yields MLIHSVFVAALLIGAHSDGEFSILNYPKSVSFKGHDHLKESNLKEVYFATLGFSNSQFSNWKGLYINDPFNLAEGIATVVVEGMPSIDQPKGHHFPLKTDTEDDSIFSTLKDGINLRYPDTATQIVHVDLANNLEDSDNNLFKDIKIEKPNKNTYLKNEAENREFLKDIDLLNAIAEKVHSNIKSDGIPDLFWFKLSSLHPVVDLYGENSTEVKEAKHLLNEAVLRLNEAFRKAYNGAVLFSVITSDASHTRKTRSILATGKDRQLNLASEYSEDFPVIFNIVLWLCVVLGFSLLAISLVIGNMDPGRDSIIYRMTNPRMKKDN; encoded by the exons ATGTTGATACATTCGGTATTCGTAGCTGCACTCTTAATTGGAG CCCATTCAGATGGAGAATTTTCTATCTTGAATTATCCAAAAAGCGTATCGTTCAAAGGACACGACCATCTGAAGGAAAGTAACTTGAAAGAAGTGTACTTTGCCACATTGGGTTTCTCAAATTCCCAGTTTTCCAACTGGAAAGGCTTGTACATCAACGATCCTTTCAATTTAGCCGAAGGTATTGCTACTGTTGTTGTAGAGGGTATGCCCTCAATCGATCAACCTAAAGGACATCATTTCCCCTTGAAAACTGATACTGAGGatgattcaattttttctactctcAAAGATGGTATCAACTTGAGGTATCCCGACACTGCGACCCAGATTGTTCATGTTGATCTGGCTAATAATCTTGAGGAT TCGGACAACAATTTATTCAAGGATATTAAAATTGAGAAACCAAATAAAAATACGTATTTGAAGAACGAAGCGGAAAATAGGGAGTTTttgaaggatatcgatctctTGAACGCTATCGCTGAAAAG GTTCACAGCAACATCAAGTCTGATGGAATCCCAGATCTCTTTTGGTTTAAATTATCTAGTCTGCATCCGGTTGTCGATTTATACGGGGAAAATTCTACGGAAGTGAAAGAAGCTAAACATTTGTTGAATGAAGCTGTTTTGAGACTTAACGAAGCATTTAGGAAAGCTTATAATGGAGCAGTATTATTCTCTGTGATCACCAGCGATGCGAGCCATACTAGGAAGACGAGAAGTATTCTTGCTACTGGTAAA GATCGTCAACTTAACCTCGCCTCAGAGTACTCGGAGGACTTTCCTGTGATTTTCAACATAGTCTTGTGGCTCTGCGTCGTTCTAGGGTTTTCCCTGCTCGCTATCTCTCTTGTTATTGGTAACATGGATCCAGGAAGGGATTCCATTATTTATCGTATGACAAATCCGAGaatgaaaaaagataattga
- the LOC123319269 gene encoding ATPase H(+)-transporting accessory protein 2 isoform X1, producing MLIHSVFVAALLIGAHSDGEFSILNYPKSVSFKGHDHLKESNLKEVYFATLGFSNSQFSNWKGLYINDPFNLAEGIATVVVEGMPSIDQPKGHHFPLKTDTEDDSIFSTLKDGINLRYPDTATQIVHVDLANNLEDQSDNNLFKDIKIEKPNKNTYLKNEAENREFLKDIDLLNAIAEKVHSNIKSDGIPDLFWFKLSSLHPVVDLYGENSTEVKEAKHLLNEAVLRLNEAFRKAYNGAVLFSVITSDASHTRKTRSILATGKDRQLNLASEYSEDFPVIFNIVLWLCVVLGFSLLAISLVIGNMDPGRDSIIYRMTNPRMKKDN from the exons ATGTTGATACATTCGGTATTCGTAGCTGCACTCTTAATTGGAG CCCATTCAGATGGAGAATTTTCTATCTTGAATTATCCAAAAAGCGTATCGTTCAAAGGACACGACCATCTGAAGGAAAGTAACTTGAAAGAAGTGTACTTTGCCACATTGGGTTTCTCAAATTCCCAGTTTTCCAACTGGAAAGGCTTGTACATCAACGATCCTTTCAATTTAGCCGAAGGTATTGCTACTGTTGTTGTAGAGGGTATGCCCTCAATCGATCAACCTAAAGGACATCATTTCCCCTTGAAAACTGATACTGAGGatgattcaattttttctactctcAAAGATGGTATCAACTTGAGGTATCCCGACACTGCGACCCAGATTGTTCATGTTGATCTGGCTAATAATCTTGAGGAT CAGTCGGACAACAATTTATTCAAGGATATTAAAATTGAGAAACCAAATAAAAATACGTATTTGAAGAACGAAGCGGAAAATAGGGAGTTTttgaaggatatcgatctctTGAACGCTATCGCTGAAAAG GTTCACAGCAACATCAAGTCTGATGGAATCCCAGATCTCTTTTGGTTTAAATTATCTAGTCTGCATCCGGTTGTCGATTTATACGGGGAAAATTCTACGGAAGTGAAAGAAGCTAAACATTTGTTGAATGAAGCTGTTTTGAGACTTAACGAAGCATTTAGGAAAGCTTATAATGGAGCAGTATTATTCTCTGTGATCACCAGCGATGCGAGCCATACTAGGAAGACGAGAAGTATTCTTGCTACTGGTAAA GATCGTCAACTTAACCTCGCCTCAGAGTACTCGGAGGACTTTCCTGTGATTTTCAACATAGTCTTGTGGCTCTGCGTCGTTCTAGGGTTTTCCCTGCTCGCTATCTCTCTTGTTATTGGTAACATGGATCCAGGAAGGGATTCCATTATTTATCGTATGACAAATCCGAGaatgaaaaaagataattga